Proteins from a single region of Thermodesulfobacteriota bacterium:
- a CDS encoding DUF72 domain-containing protein → MSEKTKGEIYIGTSGWVYSHWNRIFYPEDLRPKDRLRYFSNHFKTTEINYSFYHLPKSTTYENWYNQTPDNFVFAVKASRFITHVRRLKDVKSAWDRFLENTLNLKEKLGPILFQLPPSFRATNENVKRLEEFLQQIANEDLRFAFEFRHENWCDDELYRMLRKYNVAWVIADSPRYPKAEVVTADLIYIRMHGSEKLFSSKYNSEELGDLADKIKIWNSKGFDIYTYFNNDFHGYAIENARELIGLIRQ, encoded by the coding sequence ATGTCTGAGAAGACTAAAGGCGAAATATACATAGGGACTTCGGGTTGGGTCTATAGCCACTGGAATCGTATTTTCTATCCGGAGGATCTTCGACCAAAGGATCGACTTAGATATTTCTCTAATCATTTTAAGACCACCGAGATAAACTATTCGTTTTATCATTTACCTAAATCAACAACCTATGAAAACTGGTACAACCAAACACCGGATAATTTTGTGTTTGCAGTAAAGGCCAGCCGTTTCATTACCCACGTTAGGCGTTTAAAAGATGTGAAATCAGCATGGGATAGATTCTTGGAAAATACATTGAATCTGAAGGAAAAATTGGGTCCGATCCTCTTCCAGCTCCCCCCAAGTTTTAGAGCTACCAATGAAAATGTTAAAAGATTAGAAGAATTTTTACAGCAAATAGCGAATGAAGATCTAAGATTCGCCTTTGAGTTCCGGCATGAGAACTGGTGTGATGACGAGCTCTACAGGATGCTAAGAAAATATAATGTTGCATGGGTGATAGCGGATTCCCCCAGATATCCGAAGGCGGAGGTGGTTACGGCCGATCTTATATATATCAGGATGCACGGCTCTGAAAAGCTTTTTAGCTCGAAATATAATTCTGAAGAATTAGGAGATCTGGCTGATAAGATAAAGATATGGAATTCCAAGGGCTTTGATATTTATACATATTTCAATAATGATTTTCATGGATATGCGATTGAAAACGCGAGAGAACTTATAGGATTAATCCGCCAATAA
- a CDS encoding bacteriophage holin, translating into MKLNTRAFALTCGIIWGLGLFVLTWWMIAFGGATGEKTMIGKIYIGYNISAAGSLIGLIWGFVDALIGGAIFAWLYNLIAAGNSRA; encoded by the coding sequence ATGAAACTAAACACTAGAGCATTCGCGCTCACATGTGGGATAATATGGGGACTTGGACTTTTCGTTCTTACATGGTGGATGATCGCATTTGGAGGAGCAACTGGAGAGAAAACGATGATCGGGAAAATATACATCGGGTACAACATCAGTGCAGCAGGCAGTTTAATAGGGCTCATATGGGGATTCGTAGATGCACTCATCGGAGGTGCGATATTCGCTTGGTTGTATAATTTAATTGCTGCAGGGAATTCAAGAGCATAA